A DNA window from Niabella yanshanensis contains the following coding sequences:
- a CDS encoding erythromycin esterase family protein, with translation MIKKLIAACIFLFWNVPSFAQSTADSSIGNNAFVSWAHKHAYPLQASDKATDDKDLYPIKQMIGDARVVALGEPAHGFHEPLAFRNRLFKFLVQHCGFTTIAIEGDLAQSRLAADYIAGGRGTAKDAAAALSIGEPAAENIELLNWMRQYNADSAHTIKLRFYGMDIQMIGFPGGTTPNHAALDHVLTYLQNVDEGAARRANVELAFYLTQMSVAKYPALSLKDQNVLTIILENILALLERQRMVFINRSSKDAYQWAHRNAIAALQRDRMMRVIPPDQPGKIPPNAWKAMNARDAAMADNINWILHNGANGGKVLVFAHNAHVKNAPTTGGVWDAFAQPPNSAGEYLRSILGNNFFIIGSSIAPETTTLQANSLDKALLQVNRPRYILDLRAAAPSPEVAHWLSLNRPMQANKVSFFMLPVSTAFDALLFLDKDDGK, from the coding sequence TTGATTAAAAAGCTTATAGCAGCTTGCATCTTCCTGTTTTGGAATGTGCCCAGTTTTGCTCAGTCAACGGCAGACAGCTCAATTGGTAATAATGCATTTGTAAGCTGGGCCCACAAACATGCTTATCCTTTGCAGGCGAGCGATAAAGCTACGGATGATAAAGACCTGTACCCTATAAAGCAAATGATTGGCGATGCCCGTGTGGTGGCTTTGGGAGAACCGGCCCATGGCTTTCACGAGCCACTTGCTTTTAGAAACCGGCTCTTCAAATTTTTAGTGCAGCATTGCGGCTTTACCACCATTGCCATTGAGGGCGACCTGGCCCAATCGCGGCTTGCAGCAGATTATATTGCGGGCGGCAGAGGAACGGCCAAAGATGCAGCGGCGGCATTAAGTATTGGCGAGCCTGCAGCTGAAAATATAGAACTGCTGAACTGGATGCGGCAATACAACGCCGATAGCGCCCATACCATAAAGCTCAGGTTCTATGGTATGGATATACAGATGATCGGCTTCCCGGGAGGTACCACCCCTAACCATGCTGCGCTGGACCATGTACTGACTTACCTTCAAAATGTTGATGAGGGTGCGGCCCGTCGGGCCAACGTTGAACTGGCCTTCTATTTAACGCAGATGTCTGTGGCGAAGTATCCGGCACTTTCTTTAAAGGACCAGAATGTCCTTACCATAATACTGGAAAATATACTAGCCCTGCTGGAACGCCAGCGAATGGTTTTTATTAACAGGAGTTCCAAAGACGCTTATCAATGGGCGCACCGTAACGCCATTGCCGCATTGCAGCGGGACCGGATGATGCGCGTGATACCGCCGGATCAACCAGGTAAAATACCGCCCAACGCATGGAAAGCCATGAACGCACGCGATGCTGCTATGGCCGATAATATTAATTGGATACTTCATAACGGGGCTAATGGTGGAAAGGTATTGGTGTTTGCACATAATGCCCACGTAAAAAATGCGCCCACCACCGGTGGCGTATGGGATGCATTTGCACAGCCACCCAACAGTGCAGGCGAATACCTGAGGTCCATATTAGGCAACAATTTTTTTATCATAGGATCCAGCATTGCTCCGGAAACGACTACACTGCAGGCAAATAGTCTCGACAAAGCACTATTACAGGTAAACCGGCCGCGGTATATACTGGATTTGAGGGCGGCTGCACCTTCTCCGGAAGTTGCTCACTGGCTTTCGTTAAACCGGCCTATGCAGGCCAATAAAGTGAGCTTTTTTATGCTGCCCGTTAGTACGGCGTTTGATGCGTTACTATTTTTGGATAAAGATGATGGGAAGTGA
- a CDS encoding REP-associated tyrosine transposase produces the protein MVALITEYPQFFTATNLEWKPLLKTVANKEIVISSLRFLVENKRIKLYAFVIMPNHLHLIWQMQPLIHPTHVQRDFLKYTAQQIKYHMQQHDPEMLQAFFVGAADRMYQFWERNPLSIELRSHIFFQQKLDYIHFNPVRAGLCKYPEEYLYSSAQFYRTGVDNWGFLSHHAD, from the coding sequence ATGGTTGCGCTAATCACTGAATACCCACAATTTTTTACAGCTACAAATTTGGAGTGGAAGCCATTATTGAAAACAGTAGCGAATAAAGAAATAGTAATAAGTAGTCTCCGCTTTCTCGTCGAAAATAAAAGGATAAAGCTGTATGCATTCGTTATAATGCCCAATCACCTACACCTTATATGGCAGATGCAGCCGCTTATTCATCCTACCCATGTACAAAGAGACTTTTTAAAGTATACAGCACAGCAGATAAAATATCATATGCAACAACACGACCCGGAAATGTTGCAAGCGTTTTTTGTAGGAGCAGCCGATAGGATGTATCAGTTTTGGGAGCGTAATCCTTTAAGTATTGAATTGAGAAGTCACATTTTTTTTCAGCAAAAACTCGACTACATACATTTCAATCCGGTTCGCGCCGGCTTATGTAAGTATCCGGAAGAGTATTTATATTCATCAGCACAGTTTTATAGAACGGGAGTGGATAACTGGGGCTTTTTATCGCATCATGCAGACTGA
- a CDS encoding Gfo/Idh/MocA family protein, which translates to MKTIYLILICLACTLGVNAQDKRPLAIALAGLSHDHVNLIMDHYKKKEINLVGIAEPNKELVNKFKKSAGIPDSLFYDDLKVLLQRKRPEVVMAFNAISEHIDVVRVCAPLKIDVMVEKPLATSVKHAEEIAMLAKKYNTKVLTNYETTWYGTNQEIYRRVKEGRIGDVVKMVAHDGHEGPEEIGCSRFFLDWLTDPVKNGAGALNDFGCYGANLFTWLMNNQMPVSVFAVTHQIKPAIYPKVDDDATIILEYPNATGIIEASWNWPYSIKDWEVFGKTGYLQAVNNKALRTKTNKTGYEINEVTSPQAPYQSYLAYVTALLRKEIAAADDLSSLTNNIIVVKILAAAKESARTGKKVLMK; encoded by the coding sequence ATGAAAACGATTTATCTAATACTTATCTGTCTCGCTTGCACGCTTGGAGTCAATGCCCAGGATAAGCGCCCACTTGCCATTGCCTTGGCGGGGTTGAGCCACGATCATGTGAACCTGATCATGGATCATTACAAGAAGAAAGAAATTAACCTGGTAGGGATTGCGGAGCCCAATAAAGAACTTGTAAATAAGTTTAAAAAATCGGCAGGCATCCCGGATAGTTTGTTTTATGATGACCTGAAAGTGCTGCTTCAAAGGAAGAGGCCCGAAGTAGTAATGGCCTTTAATGCCATTAGTGAGCATATTGATGTAGTAAGGGTTTGCGCACCATTGAAAATCGATGTAATGGTAGAGAAGCCTTTGGCGACCTCCGTAAAGCATGCAGAAGAAATAGCAATGCTGGCAAAGAAGTATAATACAAAGGTACTTACTAATTACGAAACCACCTGGTATGGCACCAACCAGGAAATTTATAGAAGAGTAAAAGAAGGCCGTATTGGAGATGTAGTAAAAATGGTAGCGCACGACGGGCATGAAGGACCCGAAGAAATTGGCTGTAGCCGTTTCTTTCTCGACTGGCTGACCGACCCTGTGAAAAACGGTGCCGGTGCTTTAAATGATTTTGGTTGTTATGGCGCCAATTTATTTACCTGGCTGATGAATAACCAAATGCCGGTTTCAGTCTTTGCCGTTACCCACCAAATTAAGCCCGCCATTTATCCTAAAGTAGATGATGATGCTACGATCATCCTGGAATATCCCAATGCTACAGGAATTATAGAAGCCTCCTGGAACTGGCCTTACAGCATTAAGGACTGGGAAGTGTTTGGCAAAACCGGTTACCTGCAGGCCGTAAATAATAAAGCGCTGCGTACCAAAACCAATAAAACAGGTTACGAGATCAATGAAGTTACGTCACCGCAGGCGCCTTATCAAAGTTACCTGGCTTATGTCACCGCCTTATTACGCAAAGAAATTGCAGCTGCTGACGATCTGTCTTCATTAACAAATAACATAATTGTGGTAAAGATCCTTGCGGCGGCAAAAGAGTCGGCCAGGACGGGGAAGAAAGTGTTAATGAAGTAA
- a CDS encoding gamma-glutamyltransferase family protein: protein MKPVFFIAFLFFSISSIVAQPTQKPLLHGKNWMAITGKPLAATAGAAIFQKGGNAVDAACAMLAATCTMWDVLSWGGETQALIYNPKTKKVIAINAMGVAPTGATVDFFKKKGYSFPPEYGPLAATTPGTPGGICLMLANYGTKSLKEVLEPAMQLAAGYPIEAQTANSIERNKTRIKEWPYSRKTFLTRPGEKREAPEAGEIFIQKDLLTTLNKMVEAEQQALQQKKGRKDAIMAAYDRFYKGDIAQEFVRGCQEQGGLITLQDLANWKPIEEEALQTNYKGIDVYKMQSWTQGPSLLQALNILENFDLKKMGYNSSQYIHTVYQAMNLSFADRDFYYGDPYMPPVEPIKGLLSKDYAKQRAALINPNQNDPAMGPGDPYPFENKTNTYLELLKKRSFSTDSSDRQFMPTHDIRTGNSFNTSTDELYQDRLWRGTTSVEAADKDGWVVSITPSGGWLPACIAGNTGVGMSQRMQSFVLDEIINPFNVVAPGKRPRVTLTPSLALKGGKPFLSFAVQGGDTQEQNLLQFFLNMVEFDMTVQQATEAANFNSNQLWLSLGGTKMEDRKPRTGSILLNDNTKEATRSELKKMGYTLSFDDRTSGPINAIYFDWKHGSLWGGSSNHGEDYGIGW, encoded by the coding sequence ATGAAACCTGTCTTCTTTATCGCATTTTTATTCTTCTCGATCAGTAGCATAGTTGCGCAACCCACGCAAAAGCCACTGCTGCATGGCAAAAACTGGATGGCTATAACAGGCAAGCCTTTGGCTGCCACAGCGGGTGCTGCAATTTTTCAAAAAGGTGGCAATGCCGTAGATGCGGCCTGTGCGATGCTCGCCGCTACCTGTACGATGTGGGATGTACTGAGCTGGGGCGGCGAAACACAGGCGCTTATTTATAATCCCAAAACCAAAAAGGTAATTGCTATTAATGCGATGGGCGTAGCGCCAACGGGCGCTACTGTTGATTTCTTTAAAAAGAAAGGATACTCATTCCCACCAGAATATGGTCCGCTGGCCGCTACCACACCCGGCACGCCGGGTGGTATCTGCCTGATGCTGGCCAACTACGGTACCAAAAGCTTGAAAGAAGTGCTGGAACCTGCCATGCAGCTGGCTGCTGGTTATCCCATAGAAGCACAGACCGCCAATAGTATTGAACGTAATAAAACCCGGATCAAAGAATGGCCCTACAGCCGCAAAACATTTTTAACACGTCCCGGCGAAAAGCGTGAAGCTCCCGAAGCGGGCGAGATCTTCATTCAAAAAGACCTGTTGACTACGCTTAATAAAATGGTGGAAGCCGAACAACAAGCCCTGCAGCAAAAGAAAGGCCGTAAAGACGCTATTATGGCGGCTTACGATCGCTTTTACAAAGGAGATATTGCCCAGGAGTTTGTAAGAGGCTGCCAGGAACAGGGGGGCTTAATTACTCTACAGGATCTGGCCAACTGGAAGCCGATAGAAGAGGAAGCACTACAAACTAATTACAAAGGCATTGACGTATATAAAATGCAATCCTGGACACAGGGGCCTTCCCTGTTGCAAGCCCTGAACATACTGGAAAACTTTGATCTGAAAAAGATGGGCTACAACAGCAGCCAGTATATCCATACGGTGTACCAGGCCATGAACCTGAGTTTTGCCGACAGAGACTTTTATTATGGCGATCCGTATATGCCACCCGTTGAACCCATTAAAGGACTGCTGAGTAAAGACTATGCAAAACAACGTGCTGCATTAATAAATCCAAATCAAAATGACCCGGCCATGGGTCCGGGAGACCCCTACCCTTTCGAAAACAAAACCAATACCTACCTGGAGTTGCTTAAAAAAAGAAGCTTCAGCACCGATAGTTCCGACCGTCAATTTATGCCCACGCACGATATAAGAACCGGTAATTCATTTAATACTTCAACTGATGAATTATACCAGGACCGGCTCTGGCGGGGCACTACCAGCGTAGAAGCGGCGGATAAAGATGGTTGGGTGGTATCCATTACACCGAGCGGCGGCTGGCTACCGGCCTGTATTGCCGGCAACACGGGTGTCGGCATGAGCCAGCGTATGCAAAGCTTTGTTTTAGACGAGATCATCAATCCTTTTAATGTGGTGGCACCTGGCAAAAGACCAAGGGTAACCTTAACACCTTCATTGGCATTGAAAGGCGGCAAACCGTTTCTATCTTTTGCAGTGCAGGGTGGCGATACACAAGAACAAAACTTATTGCAATTCTTTTTAAATATGGTAGAATTTGATATGACGGTGCAGCAAGCTACCGAAGCTGCTAACTTCAACAGCAACCAGCTATGGCTATCATTGGGCGGGACGAAGATGGAAGATCGCAAACCACGCACGGGCAGCATCTTATTAAACGATAATACTAAAGAAGCTACCCGCAGCGAATTAAAGAAAATGGGCTATACGCTTAGCTTCGACGACCGAACCAGTGGCCCCATCAACGCTATCTACTTCGATTGGAAACATGGCAGCCTATGGGGCGGATCGAGCAACCATGGAGAAGACTATGGAATTGGGTGGTAA
- a CDS encoding 3-keto-disaccharide hydrolase, with translation MKKFASLAFVAASAFAVYSCTPKPTKNPPPTTTPAPKPTPPAPQPNPEPVKPAPVAEVAANVLTVKEKAAGWKLLFDGTSTDGWHAYGSKSIGTAWKTANGALFLDTNKDGEPKTGGDIVSDKEYGNFELQIDWKIDKNGNSGICIYSHEDRARYEWMWSTAPEIQIVDNEGHPDGKIFKHQAGDLYDLIPAKSHAEHPPLEWNTYLIRCVNGKLDVHLNGVHIIDTQLWNDNWRTLIAGSKFRNAADFGTYKVGRIGLQDHGNNVWFRNIKIKEL, from the coding sequence ATGAAGAAATTTGCATCATTAGCCTTTGTGGCTGCTTCGGCGTTTGCTGTTTACTCCTGTACGCCCAAGCCTACAAAAAATCCGCCGCCAACTACCACGCCGGCTCCCAAGCCAACCCCACCGGCTCCGCAGCCTAACCCCGAGCCGGTAAAACCCGCGCCTGTTGCAGAGGTTGCAGCAAATGTTTTAACGGTAAAAGAAAAGGCGGCAGGCTGGAAGTTGTTATTCGACGGTACATCAACCGATGGGTGGCATGCGTATGGATCTAAGTCAATAGGAACCGCGTGGAAAACAGCAAACGGTGCACTGTTTCTTGATACCAATAAGGACGGTGAGCCCAAAACAGGGGGTGATATTGTTTCCGATAAAGAGTATGGCAATTTTGAATTGCAGATTGATTGGAAGATTGACAAGAATGGTAACAGCGGTATTTGTATTTATAGTCATGAAGACAGAGCCCGTTACGAATGGATGTGGAGCACAGCACCTGAGATCCAGATAGTGGATAATGAAGGTCATCCCGATGGTAAGATATTTAAGCATCAGGCGGGGGATTTATACGATCTGATACCTGCAAAAAGCCATGCTGAGCATCCTCCGTTGGAATGGAACACTTACCTGATCCGCTGCGTGAATGGCAAGCTGGATGTGCATTTGAACGGCGTACATATTATCGATACCCAGCTTTGGAATGATAACTGGCGGACCCTGATCGCTGGCAGCAAGTTTAGAAATGCCGCTGATTTCGGCACTTATAAAGTAGGCCGCATTGGTTTACAGGATCATGGCAATAATGTATGGTTCAGGAATATTAAGATTAAGGAATTATAG
- a CDS encoding c-type cytochrome, translating to MKKIILSLSILSVIAACGGGDAEKKGGEGTAATPSTSETTSLSDLSSNPVYQKGLELTGKYQCPTCHKIDEKLTGPGYREVANKYAGADEATISKLAKKVIEGGSGVWGEVPMTPHPNVTEQEAKDMVAYILLLKK from the coding sequence ATGAAAAAAATTATACTCTCGTTATCTATTTTATCTGTAATTGCTGCCTGCGGTGGAGGTGATGCCGAAAAGAAAGGCGGTGAAGGTACGGCTGCCACACCCTCAACTTCTGAAACGACTTCATTATCTGACCTTTCTTCCAATCCCGTTTATCAAAAGGGGCTTGAATTGACGGGTAAATATCAATGTCCTACCTGCCATAAAATCGATGAAAAGCTGACAGGACCAGGTTATCGCGAGGTAGCGAATAAATATGCAGGAGCAGATGAAGCTACTATCAGCAAGCTGGCTAAGAAAGTGATTGAAGGTGGCTCCGGCGTTTGGGGTGAAGTGCCAATGACGCCGCATCCTAATGTTACCGAACAGGAAGCCAAGGATATGGTAGCCTATATTCTTTTATTAAAGAAATAG
- a CDS encoding sugar phosphate isomerase/epimerase family protein encodes MTTLKGPGIFLAQFLGDKPPFNNFESICLWAAEKGFVGVQIPTGDPNIFDLKLAAESKTYADEMAGLALSCGLQITELSTHLQGQLVAVHPAYDDLFDGFAPQEVRGNSKARTEWAVQQLKYAAKASQNLGLNAHATFSGSLLWHTFHPWPQRPAGLVDEGFTELAKRWTPILNYFDECGVDVCYEIHPGEDLFDGETYEMFLEKVNNHSRACLLYDPSHFVLQCLDYIQYIDFYHERIRAFHVKDAEFNATGKQGTFGGYQSWLKRAGRYRSPGDGQVDFKTIFSKLAEYDYKGWAVMEWECCLKHPEDGATEGAEFIKKHIIRVTDKAFDDFAATAANTDFNKKVLGLDNN; translated from the coding sequence ATGACAACTCTTAAAGGTCCCGGCATATTTCTTGCGCAGTTTTTAGGCGACAAACCGCCATTTAATAATTTTGAGTCCATTTGCCTCTGGGCGGCAGAAAAAGGATTTGTGGGCGTGCAGATTCCAACAGGCGATCCTAATATTTTTGATTTAAAGTTAGCGGCAGAAAGTAAGACCTATGCCGATGAAATGGCGGGATTGGCACTGTCTTGCGGGCTGCAGATCACCGAGTTGTCTACGCATTTACAAGGGCAGCTGGTAGCTGTACATCCTGCTTACGACGATCTTTTTGATGGTTTTGCGCCACAGGAAGTACGCGGCAATTCCAAAGCCAGAACAGAATGGGCGGTGCAACAATTAAAATATGCGGCAAAAGCCTCTCAGAATCTTGGGCTGAATGCACATGCTACTTTCAGTGGCTCTTTGCTTTGGCATACCTTCCATCCATGGCCTCAAAGACCAGCAGGTTTGGTAGATGAAGGATTTACCGAACTGGCAAAGCGCTGGACACCCATCTTAAATTATTTTGACGAGTGTGGCGTAGATGTATGTTATGAAATTCACCCCGGAGAAGATCTTTTTGACGGAGAGACTTATGAAATGTTCCTCGAAAAAGTAAATAATCATAGCCGGGCCTGTTTGTTATACGATCCTTCGCATTTTGTGTTGCAATGCCTTGACTATATCCAGTATATAGATTTTTACCATGAGCGTATCCGCGCTTTCCATGTGAAAGATGCTGAGTTCAATGCTACTGGTAAGCAAGGCACATTTGGTGGTTATCAAAGCTGGCTGAAAAGGGCAGGAAGATACCGTAGTCCGGGTGATGGCCAGGTAGATTTTAAAACTATATTCTCCAAGCTGGCAGAATATGACTACAAAGGATGGGCTGTGATGGAGTGGGAGTGTTGCTTAAAGCACCCTGAAGACGGCGCCACTGAAGGAGCCGAATTTATTAAGAAACATATTATAAGAGTTACAGACAAGGCTTTTGACGACTTTGCTGCTACTGCAGCCAACACTGATTTTAATAAAAAAGTGTTGGGCTTGGACAATAATTAA
- the lysA gene encoding diaminopimelate decarboxylase: MGNELSPEQLNEIANEYGTPLYVYNADKIVTQYRRLTTAFQNDKVRFFYACKSLTNINILKVLKAEGCNVDCSSINEVKLALYAGFEPQNILYTSNGIAFAEIEEAQSLGVIINIDSLSNLKKFGEKFGSSYPVGVRLRPNIMAGGNLKISTGHDKSKFGIPVDQLEELVSVVKKNQIQITNLHIHTGSDIKDPEVFVKGIEVLFDIIPHFPHLKSIDLGGGFKVAYKEEDPFINVEELAEKVLHTFESNELTKDLQIWFEPGKFLVSESGYFITQVNVLKETSATTFAGVNSGFNHLIRPMFYDAYHRIQNLTNPDGTVKEYTITGNICETDTFAWSRPLPEVREGDLLVFYNAGAYGFEMSSNYNSRFKPAEVLVENGESRLIRKRDVFEDLLKNQVL, translated from the coding sequence ATGGGAAATGAACTGAGCCCCGAGCAACTAAACGAAATAGCAAACGAATACGGTACTCCGTTATATGTATACAATGCAGATAAGATTGTAACACAATACAGAAGACTCACCACTGCGTTTCAAAATGATAAAGTGCGATTTTTTTATGCCTGTAAGTCGCTCACCAATATTAATATTCTGAAGGTGTTGAAGGCAGAGGGCTGCAATGTGGACTGTAGCTCGATCAACGAAGTGAAACTGGCTTTGTATGCGGGTTTTGAACCGCAGAACATATTGTACACCAGTAATGGTATTGCTTTTGCCGAAATTGAAGAGGCACAATCGCTGGGCGTGATTATTAATATCGACAGCCTTTCTAATCTCAAAAAATTCGGAGAGAAATTTGGCAGCAGCTATCCGGTAGGTGTTCGTCTCAGACCTAATATCATGGCAGGTGGAAATCTTAAGATATCTACCGGGCATGATAAAAGTAAATTCGGTATCCCTGTAGATCAGCTGGAGGAATTGGTAAGTGTGGTTAAAAAGAATCAGATTCAGATCACTAACCTGCATATTCATACAGGAAGCGATATCAAAGACCCTGAGGTTTTTGTAAAAGGAATCGAAGTGCTGTTTGATATCATTCCTCATTTCCCTCATTTAAAGTCGATCGATCTGGGTGGTGGTTTTAAAGTGGCTTATAAAGAAGAGGATCCTTTTATTAACGTAGAGGAGCTGGCTGAGAAGGTGTTGCACACTTTTGAATCAAACGAGCTGACAAAAGACTTGCAGATATGGTTTGAACCCGGTAAGTTCCTGGTAAGTGAGAGCGGTTATTTTATTACGCAGGTAAATGTATTAAAGGAAACCTCTGCTACTACTTTTGCCGGTGTCAATAGCGGCTTTAATCATTTGATACGACCTATGTTTTATGATGCCTACCATCGCATACAAAATTTAACCAATCCCGATGGAACGGTTAAAGAATATACAATAACCGGTAATATATGTGAAACGGACACATTTGCCTGGTCGCGCCCTTTGCCTGAAGTACGCGAAGGCGACTTGTTGGTGTTTTATAATGCAGGCGCCTATGGTTTCGAAATGTCGAGCAATTATAACTCACGCTTTAAACCTGCAGAGGTGTTGGTAGAAAACGGGGAATCTCGTTTGATACGCAAAAGAGATGTGTTTGAAGACCTGTTGAAAAACCAGGTACTCTAA
- the scpB gene encoding SMC-Scp complex subunit ScpB: MEIAELIPHIEALIFASEKPLSSLEVTDLLNSAFGFMEDKITLDQVEAAIDGVKEKYVSEFYPFGIVQSGGGWQFLTKKEYHKTIAQLNGDKFMKRLSAAALETLAIVAYKQPVTKGEVEAIRGVSADYAIQKLLEKELIVISGRNEKLPGHPLVYGTSKSFMDYFGINSSDELPKIKEVLAEQLVEPTSIVNGMTVNDEELLDENGNPLAVSENGELVENTTMINETEISKAQIAAGGDELDVVDSADDEIITDGDGSSEEEEVPFDDEKKQVTEEIPGSEAKDEEANEEEKKDEDDEPAY; the protein is encoded by the coding sequence ATGGAAATAGCCGAATTGATTCCACATATTGAAGCACTGATTTTTGCAAGTGAAAAGCCTCTATCTTCATTAGAGGTTACCGATTTGTTGAATAGTGCTTTTGGATTTATGGAAGATAAAATAACGCTTGACCAGGTTGAAGCTGCAATTGATGGTGTAAAGGAAAAATATGTTTCGGAGTTTTACCCTTTCGGAATTGTACAAAGTGGTGGTGGCTGGCAATTTTTAACTAAAAAAGAGTATCATAAGACGATCGCCCAGCTAAACGGCGATAAGTTTATGAAACGCCTGTCCGCAGCAGCACTGGAAACCCTTGCGATAGTTGCTTACAAGCAGCCTGTAACCAAAGGCGAAGTAGAGGCAATTCGTGGCGTGAGTGCTGATTATGCCATTCAGAAGCTGCTTGAAAAAGAGCTGATCGTAATAAGCGGTCGCAATGAAAAGCTTCCGGGCCACCCATTAGTATACGGTACGTCTAAATCGTTTATGGATTACTTTGGTATTAATTCTTCTGATGAACTGCCAAAGATAAAAGAGGTATTGGCCGAACAGTTGGTGGAACCCACTTCTATTGTAAACGGAATGACTGTTAACGATGAAGAATTATTAGATGAAAATGGAAATCCTTTAGCCGTTTCTGAAAACGGTGAACTGGTTGAAAATACAACAATGATCAACGAGACAGAAATAAGCAAAGCGCAAATAGCTGCCGGTGGCGATGAACTGGATGTAGTTGATTCGGCTGATGATGAAATAATAACCGATGGCGATGGGTCTTCAGAAGAGGAAGAAGTGCCATTTGATGATGAAAAGAAGCAGGTAACGGAAGAGATTCCGGGAAGCGAAGCAAAGGATGAGGAAGCCAATGAGGAAGAGAAGAAGGACGAAGACGATGAGCCTGCCTACTAA
- the atpG gene encoding ATP synthase F1 subunit gamma: MAGQLKEVRSRISSVQSMQQITKAMKMVSAAKFRRAQDSIVQMRPYAQKLQDVLSNIVSNSDGEIKMALAEERPVEKVLLIVITSDRGLAGAFNSNVVKLARNVIREKYHAQYDKGNVTVWNLGKKGYEALTKLGYKTNDEHKDIFLQLSFDNVQKISQAAMKAYEEKQFDAIEIIYSQFKNAATQIFTAEQFLPIPKVENKKGGPKADFIFDPNKAELIAELMPKILNTQLYKAVLDSHASEHGARMTSMDKASENANEMLKSLKLSYNRARQAAITTELTEIVSGAAALQG; the protein is encoded by the coding sequence ATGGCAGGCCAGTTAAAAGAAGTTCGTAGTCGTATCTCATCTGTGCAGAGCATGCAGCAAATTACTAAAGCCATGAAAATGGTGAGTGCTGCCAAATTCCGCCGTGCACAGGATTCAATTGTACAAATGCGCCCTTACGCGCAGAAATTGCAGGATGTATTAAGCAATATCGTAAGCAATAGCGATGGCGAAATTAAAATGGCTTTAGCCGAGGAACGCCCGGTAGAAAAAGTGTTGTTGATTGTGATTACCAGTGACCGCGGACTGGCAGGTGCCTTTAACTCCAACGTGGTAAAACTGGCCCGTAATGTGATCAGGGAAAAATACCACGCACAATATGATAAAGGAAATGTGACCGTTTGGAACCTGGGTAAAAAGGGATATGAAGCCTTAACCAAGTTGGGTTATAAAACTAATGATGAGCATAAAGATATTTTTTTACAGCTGAGTTTCGATAACGTACAGAAGATTTCTCAGGCGGCTATGAAAGCGTATGAGGAGAAACAATTTGATGCGATCGAAATTATTTACAGCCAGTTTAAAAATGCAGCTACACAGATCTTTACTGCCGAGCAATTTCTTCCGATTCCTAAAGTTGAGAATAAAAAAGGCGGCCCTAAAGCAGACTTCATTTTTGACCCTAATAAGGCTGAGTTGATTGCCGAGCTGATGCCGAAAATATTAAACACACAGTTATACAAGGCAGTGCTGGATTCGCATGCTTCCGAGCATGGCGCCCGTATGACATCAATGGATAAAGCAAGCGAAAACGCTAATGAAATGCTGAAGAGCCTGAAGTTGTCTTACAACCGCGCAAGACAAGCTGCTATTACTACAGAGCTTACGGAGATCGTAAGTGGTGCAGCGGCGTTACAGGGTTAA